Genomic DNA from Candidatus Sphingomonas phytovorans:
CCTGCATCACCGAGCGGACGTCGGCGAAGTCGAGGTTGATCAGGCCGGGCATGACCATCAGGTCGGTAATGCCGCGCACGCCCTGCTGCAGCACCTCGTCAGCCATCTGGAACGCCTCCTTGAAGGTGGTGTTCGCATTGGCGACCAGGAACAGGTTCTGGTTGGGAATGACGATCAGCGTATCGACGTACTTCTGCAGTTCCTCGATGCCCGCCTCAGCGCTCTTGGCGCGGCGATTGCCCTCGAACGCGAACGGCTTGGTCACGACGCCCACGGTCAGGATGCCCATGTCACGCGCCGCCTTGGCGATGACCGGTGCAGCGCCCGTGCCCGTGCCGCCGCCCATGCCGGCCGCGATGAAGCACATATGCGCGCCTTCGAGCATCTTGGTGACCTGCTCGAGCGTCTCCTCGGCGGCGGCGCGACCGATCTCCGGCCGCGAACCGGCACCCAGGCCCTGCGTGATCTTCGCGCCAAGCTGGATCTTGTGAGCGGCGGTCGACTGCTTGAGCGCCTGCGAATCCGTGTTGGCGACAAGGAAATCGACGCCCTGGACTTCAGCGCGCATCATGTTCGCGATGGCGTTGCCTCCAGCACCACCAACCCCGATCACCGCGATGCGCGGCGTCAGCTCGTCGACTTCGGGGGGAAGGAATTCGATGCTCATCGCCTGTCTCCGCACCACCCCAAACACCGGGGCGCTCAATAATGATACTGCCCGTTCTGCACCATCCCTTGCGGTGACTCCAGCACGAACAGCTAAGTCTTGTCGTATTTCTTTAATAATTCGCCCGGGCAGTCGCCAGCAACCGCTTGAAGATCGCAAGTCCCTTCGGCCGATGCACCAACTGATTCGACGGCGACAGTGCCCGCAGATCGACCGGATCGGCCGCCGCGTAGAATGCCAGGCCCGCCAGCGTCGCAAAAGCGGGGCCGCCATGGGCCTCGGGTAGTGCGGTCAGACCGCGCGGGCGGCCGATCCTGACCGATCGGCCAAGCGCCTGCTGCGCATAATCGGCGATCCCCTTCAGCTCGGCGCCCCCGCCGGTCAGCACGACCTGGCGACCCACCGGTCCTTCGAACTTCAGCTCGACCAGCGCCTTCTGGACCTCGCCCATCAGATGATCGAGCCGCTGGCGGATCACCGCGATCAACTGCGCGCGGGTGATGCGCGTGCCGTCGCCCGCGCCATCCTCCGCCGAGATCGGCGCGACGTCGATCATGTCGTGATTGTCCCGCGGGCTGGCATTGGCCGACCCGTAGAAGCACTTCATCCGCTCCGCCTGCGCCCGGCGCGTGCCGAAGGAGGAGGCGATATCGTCGGTGATGTCGGCCGCCCCGATCGGGATCGAGGTCAGGCCGACCAGCATGCCCCCGGCGAACAGCGAGACATTGGTGATCCCGGCGCCCATCTCGACCAGCGCGACACCCAGCTCGCGCTCTTCCTCGGACAGGCAGGCCATGCCGGTCGCGACCGGCGAGGCGATGATCGCCTTCACTTCGAGATGCGCGTTGGCGACGCACAGGCCCAGGTTGCGCACCGGCGATCCGTCGGCGGCGACGACATGGATATGCACGCCCAGCCGGTCGGCATGAAGCCCCAGCGGGCGCTTCACCCCGGTCAGCCCGTCGAGCGTGTAGAGCGCCGGTTGCGCGTGCAGCACCATGCGGCCAGCGGGATCGATCGATTCACGTCCTGCCTGGAGCAGCGCGTCGATGTCGGATTGCTCGACCCGATGCCCGCCAAGCTCGAACTCGATCGAGGCGACGTCGGACACGAGCCCGCCGGCCGAGAAGCTGACCCACACATTCTCGATATTGGTCCCGGCGATCCGCTCCGCCTGTTCGACCGCCTCGCGCACCGCGACTTCGGTCGCCGCCGCGTCCGCGATATAGCCGCGCTTGACACCCCGGCTCTCGCGCTGGCCGGTGCCGAGCACGATCAGCTCGCCGCCATCGCCCTTCTGCGCGATCATCGCCGAAACCTTTGACGACCCGATATCGAGCGCCGTGATCAGTCCCTCGGGTGCTGCCTTCGCCATATGCCTTACCCCTGTACCATCGTGAACGCCGTGTGCTTCGCCTCGATCAGGGCAGGCCGTTGCGGCGCATTCTCATCTTCCGGATCAGCTATAGCACGATTGACCACCTGTCCCGGCTTGCGTGCGACCAGCTTGCTCGGATCGCGCATGTCGAAACGGATCCATCCCTTGCCCAGCAGCGGGCGGACCCCGTCGAGCTGGGCAAATTTCACCAGTGCCTTGGCCGCATCGGAATCGCCCTCGGGCAGCGCAAGCGTCTCGCCGGATTCGAACAGCAGGTTCCAGCGCCGGTTGCCGACCCAGGTCGCCGCCTTCACCACCGGGCGAAGCGCCGGCGCGGCATCGAGCAGCTTCTGGTACGCTGCCTCCTGTTCGTTCGCGCCCGGGCCGATGACCAGCGGCAGGTCGGGCATTGCCTCTGCTTTCACCGGCTCGAGCCATACGCCATTCTCGGCGATCAGCGAGAGCTTGCCGCGATCCTGCCACACCGCCGTCGGCTTGCGCTCGACGATATGGACAAGCAGCGTGTCGGGCAGCCGGCGCGAGACATGCGCATCGGCGATCCAGCCATAGGACAGAAGCTTCTGGCGGACGTCCTCCAGGTTGACGAGCGGCATCGCGCGGGATTTCTGGTCGAGCGCGACGGCATAGACCGTCATCCGGTCCATCCGGCTGAGGCCGGTCACCTCGACCTGCTCGACACGCAGGCCCGCCCGCCCGACGCCCTCGGCGATCGCGACGCCGATCGCGCCGGGAACGCCGAACCAGGTCGCCGTGGCGATCGCCACCGCGCCCACCGCGCCGACGATCGACCAGGTGGCGATCCGGCGCACCGTGTCATGGCTGATCGGCAGCACCTCGATGGCGCGGTCGACGATCGACGCCTTGGGCTGCTGCCGGCGCTTGGTCTGGATCTGCCGCCGCGGCGGCGATCCGCGCTTGATCGTACGGCTCACAGGGCCTCCTCCACGATCTTCTGGACGAGCTCGGCATAGCTCAGGCCGATATAGCGCCCCTGTTCGGGCACCAGGCTGAGCGCAGTCATGCCCGGCTGGGTGTTGACCTCGAGCAGGAACAGTCCATCGATGCCCTGGCTGTCGTCCCAGCGGAAATCGGACCGCGACACGCCCGAGCAGCCGAGCAGGCGATGCGCGTCGAGCGCGATTCGCTTGCAGGCATCGGCAATCTCGTCGGGGACTTCGGCCGGGCATATATGCACCGTCAGCCCGTCGGTATATTTCGCGTCGTAATCATACCAGCCGCTCTTGGGCTTGAGCTCAGTCACCGCCAGCGCCTCGCCTGCCAGCACCGCCGTCGTCAGCTCGCGGCCCCGAATATAGGGCTCGGCGAGCAGTTCCTCGAACTCGCCCCACGGCCCCGTCACGCCGCGCGCGATCGGGTTGCCGTAATTGCCTTCGTCGGTGACGATGGCGACGCCGACCGACGACCCTTCGTTGACCGGCTTTAGCACATAGGGCCGCGGCAACGGATCGCCGTCGAACAGCGTCTCGCTCTTTACGATCCGCCCACCGGGCATCGGGATGCCGTGCGGCACCAGGGTCTGCTTCGTCAGCAGCTTGTCGATCGCGATCACTGAGGTGACCAGGCCCGAATGCGTGTATTTCAGGCCCATCAGGTCGAGCATGCCCTGCACCGACCCGTCCTCGCCCGGCGTCCCGTGCAGCGCGTTGAACACGACGTCGGGCGCCGCCTCGACCAGCCGCGCCGCGACGTCGCGGCCCATATCGATCCGGGTGACCTTGTGGCCAAGGCTTTCAAGCGCATCGGCCACGCCAGCACCGGACATCAGCGAGACTTCGCGCTCGGCCGACCATCCGCCCATCAGGACTGCCACGTGAAGCTTGCTCACTTCCTCACCCCTACGAATCCCTTGCCGGCGCCGTCGGCCAGCACGCCGACACGCTGTATCTCCCATTCGAGCTCGACCCCGGAGGTCGCCCTCACCTTCTCGCGCACTTCCTCGCCAAGCGCCTCGATCTCGGCGCTGGTCGCGCTACCGAGGTTGAGCAGGAAGTTGCAATGCTTCTCGCTGACCTGAGCGTCGCCACGGGTCAGCCCCCGGCAGCCCGCCTGGTCGATCAGTGCCCAGGCCTTGTGCCCTTCCGGATTCTTGAAGGTCGACCCGCCGGTGCGCGAGCGTAGCGGCTGCGACGCCTCGCGCTCGGCGGCGATGCGGTCCATCTCCGCACCGATCACCGCTGGATCGCCCGGCACGCCCTCGAACAGCGCCTCGACCACCACCGCGCCTGCGGGCAGGTCGGAATGGCGGTAGACATAGCCGAACTTCGCCGCCGGCCAGACCTCGACATCGCCCGACCGGGTCACGACAGTCGCCTCGATCAGGATGTCCGACGTATCGCGGCCATAGGCGCCAGCATTCATCTTCACCGCGCCGCCGACCGTGCCCGGAATGCCGCGCAGGAACTCAAGCCCCGCGATCCCGGCGTCGCGTGCTGCGCTGGCGACCGAAATTCCCATCGCCGCGCCGCCCGCGCGTACCCTGTTACCCGGCTCGATCGCCGACTTCGCCATCGCCTTGGGCAGGCGCACCACCACCCCAGGCACGCCGCCGTCCCGCACGATCAGGTTCGACCCGACACCCACCGGCAGCACCGGCGTCTCGGGATCGAGCCCGGCGAGGAAGACGGAAAGATCGTGCACGTCCTTCGGCCGCACCAGCCACTCCGCGGGTCCACCGGTCCGGAACCAGATGAAATCGGCCAGGCTGCCCTCGTGCTGGGCGGTTCCCTGCAGGGGCGGCAAGGCACGGCAGACATTGCTCATCGCGCCGCCTCGATGGCATCGGCGAGGCCCGCGGCCCACTTAGTAATATCCCCTGCCCCCAGGCAGACGACCATGTCGCCGGGCTGGACGACACCGGCCAATGTCGTGGCCAGCGCCGCAGCGTCGGACACGACTGCCGCCGACCGGTGGCCGCGCGTCCTGAG
This window encodes:
- a CDS encoding FtsQ-type POTRA domain-containing protein; this translates as MSRTIKRGSPPRRQIQTKRRQQPKASIVDRAIEVLPISHDTVRRIATWSIVGAVGAVAIATATWFGVPGAIGVAIAEGVGRAGLRVEQVEVTGLSRMDRMTVYAVALDQKSRAMPLVNLEDVRQKLLSYGWIADAHVSRRLPDTLLVHIVERKPTAVWQDRGKLSLIAENGVWLEPVKAEAMPDLPLVIGPGANEQEAAYQKLLDAAPALRPVVKAATWVGNRRWNLLFESGETLALPEGDSDAAKALVKFAQLDGVRPLLGKGWIRFDMRDPSKLVARKPGQVVNRAIADPEDENAPQRPALIEAKHTAFTMVQG
- the ftsA gene encoding cell division protein FtsA, yielding MAKAAPEGLITALDIGSSKVSAMIAQKGDGGELIVLGTGQRESRGVKRGYIADAAATEVAVREAVEQAERIAGTNIENVWVSFSAGGLVSDVASIEFELGGHRVEQSDIDALLQAGRESIDPAGRMVLHAQPALYTLDGLTGVKRPLGLHADRLGVHIHVVAADGSPVRNLGLCVANAHLEVKAIIASPVATGMACLSEEERELGVALVEMGAGITNVSLFAGGMLVGLTSIPIGAADITDDIASSFGTRRAQAERMKCFYGSANASPRDNHDMIDVAPISAEDGAGDGTRITRAQLIAVIRQRLDHLMGEVQKALVELKFEGPVGRQVVLTGGGAELKGIADYAQQALGRSVRIGRPRGLTALPEAHGGPAFATLAGLAFYAAADPVDLRALSPSNQLVHRPKGLAIFKRLLATARANY
- a CDS encoding D-alanine--D-alanine ligase; its protein translation is MSKLHVAVLMGGWSAEREVSLMSGAGVADALESLGHKVTRIDMGRDVAARLVEAAPDVVFNALHGTPGEDGSVQGMLDLMGLKYTHSGLVTSVIAIDKLLTKQTLVPHGIPMPGGRIVKSETLFDGDPLPRPYVLKPVNEGSSVGVAIVTDEGNYGNPIARGVTGPWGEFEELLAEPYIRGRELTTAVLAGEALAVTELKPKSGWYDYDAKYTDGLTVHICPAEVPDEIADACKRIALDAHRLLGCSGVSRSDFRWDDSQGIDGLFLLEVNTQPGMTALSLVPEQGRYIGLSYAELVQKIVEEAL
- the murB gene encoding UDP-N-acetylmuramate dehydrogenase, with amino-acid sequence MSNVCRALPPLQGTAQHEGSLADFIWFRTGGPAEWLVRPKDVHDLSVFLAGLDPETPVLPVGVGSNLIVRDGGVPGVVVRLPKAMAKSAIEPGNRVRAGGAAMGISVASAARDAGIAGLEFLRGIPGTVGGAVKMNAGAYGRDTSDILIEATVVTRSGDVEVWPAAKFGYVYRHSDLPAGAVVVEALFEGVPGDPAVIGAEMDRIAAEREASQPLRSRTGGSTFKNPEGHKAWALIDQAGCRGLTRGDAQVSEKHCNFLLNLGSATSAEIEALGEEVREKVRATSGVELEWEIQRVGVLADGAGKGFVGVRK